One genomic region from Listeria monocytogenes encodes:
- a CDS encoding threonine/serine exporter family protein, with product MDLVWTIIIQLVLSYVATVTFAIITNVPKRALNACGITGTFGWMAYWTLMQMDSGTGASSLAGAFVVAVLSHFFAKHKKMPITIFNVPGIVPLVPGGLAYQAVRNFVLGDYTEAIGFSVQVTVVAGAIAAGLMLSEVFNHSIRAFRGRKERI from the coding sequence TTCAATTAGTGCTGAGTTATGTTGCAACTGTAACGTTTGCAATTATTACAAATGTGCCAAAAAGAGCGCTGAATGCTTGTGGTATTACAGGGACATTTGGTTGGATGGCTTACTGGACTTTAATGCAAATGGATTCTGGGACGGGGGCATCTTCCCTAGCCGGAGCTTTTGTGGTCGCTGTGCTGAGTCACTTTTTTGCGAAACATAAAAAAATGCCGATTACGATATTCAATGTTCCAGGAATTGTGCCACTAGTTCCCGGGGGCCTCGCTTACCAAGCCGTGCGTAATTTTGTGTTAGGTGATTATACGGAAGCGATTGGCTTTTCTGTTCAAGTTACAGTGGTTGCTGGCGCTATAGCAGCGGGATTAATGCTCTCGGAAGTATTCAATCATAGTATTAGGGCATTTCGTGGACGGAAAGAACGTATTTAA